A single window of Rubripirellula lacrimiformis DNA harbors:
- a CDS encoding ExbD/TolR family protein — MKIRNREERQKNELNMTSMIDIVFLLLIFFVMTFKIVELEGDFSVRMPLAGGSASDPTDLPLKLRLRADDAGKLTSMSMNEIDLGTDFDKLRGNVVGMIGGNAPVAGDEGPELEIDTDYNLRYEYVIEAITAVSGYKDGDQVVKLIEKIKFAKPRR; from the coding sequence ATGAAGATTCGCAACCGTGAAGAACGTCAGAAGAACGAACTGAACATGACCAGCATGATCGACATTGTCTTTCTGCTGCTGATCTTCTTTGTCATGACCTTCAAGATCGTCGAACTCGAAGGCGACTTTAGCGTTCGCATGCCGCTAGCCGGTGGCAGCGCATCAGACCCGACCGACCTACCGCTGAAACTAAGATTGCGAGCCGACGACGCGGGCAAACTAACGTCAATGTCGATGAACGAAATCGACCTGGGTACCGATTTCGACAAACTGCGTGGCAATGTGGTGGGAATGATCGGTGGCAATGCTCCCGTCGCTGGGGATGAAGGCCCCGAACTGGAGATCGACACTGACTATAACCTGCGTTACGAGTACGTCATCGAAGCCATCACGGCTGTCAGCGGCTACAAAGACGGCGACCAGGTCGTCAAGCTGATCGAGAAGATCAAATTCGCCAAGCCGCGCCGCTAG
- a CDS encoding GHMP family kinase ATP-binding protein, producing the protein MNDSPESQRPESHDPETSAEIIGGKRTSKRRCVRVITGARLHFGLLDTVAPFGGMGVMVDAPATEIRIAADGVFGASDTIATRATEIAHRLIDHIGGDALPTVRIEAMRLPPSHCGLGSGTQTSLAIAEALCCFLNLDLDPRSIAVDVADRGKRSAVGVHGYFGGGMIFENAESPTDLNPVQQRIELPTAWRAIVLKPRRPMETISGDAEQQQFAALESAAGERRSQLLEILQCEILPAAESADFARFSDSVQRYNHASGMLFADVQGGPYHGRPVTELIENLTRLADHQGGVGGIGQSSWGPGVFVWCQSQSEADQLIEQLPGDSELIAVAAPLNRGRDLFA; encoded by the coding sequence ATGAACGACTCGCCTGAATCACAGCGTCCGGAATCACACGATCCTGAAACGTCCGCTGAAATCATCGGCGGCAAACGCACGTCCAAGCGACGCTGCGTCCGTGTGATCACCGGTGCCCGACTGCACTTTGGTCTACTCGATACCGTCGCCCCCTTCGGCGGCATGGGTGTGATGGTGGACGCCCCCGCCACCGAGATTCGAATCGCCGCAGACGGCGTGTTCGGGGCCAGCGACACAATCGCGACCCGGGCGACCGAGATCGCCCACCGCCTGATCGATCACATTGGCGGCGACGCTTTGCCAACGGTTCGCATCGAAGCGATGCGGTTGCCGCCGTCGCACTGCGGGCTGGGCAGCGGCACGCAGACCTCGCTTGCGATCGCCGAAGCACTTTGCTGTTTTTTGAATCTGGATTTGGACCCTAGGTCCATCGCGGTGGACGTCGCGGATCGTGGCAAACGATCCGCGGTGGGTGTCCATGGTTACTTTGGCGGCGGCATGATTTTCGAAAACGCCGAATCGCCGACGGACCTGAACCCGGTTCAACAGCGGATCGAACTGCCCACCGCTTGGCGAGCCATCGTATTGAAACCGCGCCGACCGATGGAAACAATCAGCGGCGACGCCGAACAACAGCAGTTTGCGGCATTGGAATCTGCCGCGGGCGAGCGCCGGTCCCAACTGCTGGAAATCCTGCAATGCGAAATCTTGCCAGCTGCCGAGTCCGCCGACTTCGCCCGGTTCAGCGATTCGGTCCAGCGATACAATCACGCCAGCGGGATGCTGTTCGCCGACGTCCAAGGCGGCCCGTACCATGGCAGGCCCGTCACCGAGTTGATTGAAAACTTGACCCGCCTAGCCGACCACCAAGGTGGCGTTGGCGGAATCGGACAGAGCAGTTGGGGGCCCGGCGTTTTCGTGTGGTGCCAAAGCCAAAGCGAGGCCGACCAATTGATCGAGCAACTTCCAGGCGACTCGGAATTGATCGCGGTCGCGGCGCCGCTGAACCGGGGCCGCGACCTGTTCGCCTGA
- a CDS encoding DUF447 domain-containing protein yields MILESIVTTVDRDGRVNLAPMGPIVQGDLTGNDPTQITFTLRPFVSSRTFGNLLETKVAVIHVTDDARLIAQAAVGSVDDAQVASLVRQLDSTDWWPLNDCHRWFAVQADSIQHDDLRSEMVCQVIQSQIVRPFFGFNRAKHAVLEAAILATRTHILPADEIRHELRRLTPLIDKTAGPAEQEAFELLRRTIDERLA; encoded by the coding sequence GTGATACTAGAATCGATTGTCACTACGGTGGATCGTGACGGGCGAGTGAACCTGGCACCGATGGGCCCCATCGTCCAGGGCGACCTGACCGGCAATGACCCGACGCAAATCACGTTCACTTTGCGTCCATTTGTTTCGTCACGCACGTTCGGCAATCTGTTGGAAACCAAGGTCGCGGTCATCCATGTGACTGATGACGCACGACTGATCGCCCAAGCCGCAGTTGGTTCGGTTGACGACGCGCAGGTTGCCAGCCTGGTACGGCAATTGGACAGTACCGATTGGTGGCCGCTGAACGACTGCCATCGCTGGTTCGCCGTCCAAGCCGATTCGATCCAACACGACGACTTGCGCAGCGAGATGGTTTGCCAAGTGATCCAGAGCCAGATCGTTCGTCCGTTCTTTGGATTCAATCGAGCCAAACATGCGGTTTTGGAGGCCGCGATTTTGGCAACTCGCACGCATATTTTGCCGGCCGACGAAATTCGCCATGAACTGCGCCGGCTGACACCCCTGATCGACAAAACGGCAGGACCGGCCGAACAGGAGGCCTTCGAATTGCTGCGAAGGACTATCGATGAACGACTCGCCTGA
- a CDS encoding permease, with protein MLDNVAGLLLMVGLLAGFGFPVDFAVSAMVPGTALGVLIGDLAFFALAFRLARKTGRDDVTAMPLGLDTPSTFGIVLFVLGPSFLQGQAMGLDPTAAAYRTWHIGIWCIVLSGVLKFALAPATNWVRRSIPRAGLLGSLAAIALVLISFFPLMEILGHPLPGMLALVIVLTSLVGRIPLPGRTPGTLGALIVAGIVYYALCFVSGSGYVLPEPVAVNWFPIRWMESWQFAWLANFGDALPYLPIAMPFAIGTVVGGIDCTESAVAAGDTYDTRTVVGIEALATLLAGLSGGVIQTTPYIGHPAYKAMGGRAAYVLGTAVLVGSAGLIGYFGWLNAWIPAPVVYPILVFIGLEITAQSFLATPRRHFAAVALACLPALAFLAINLPSRILGDQSLKSAGIGIDTLADEGLRHDLQTLTMLSSGFILTSLLWAWTLAAAIDRRLVLAAKVLALAGVLTLFGVMHSPLVGSRLFLPYGPEAWGDLVLDAANRKYVLEFAAGYFASSALLFAWSFLPTIGPPLESDSEHE; from the coding sequence ATGTTGGACAACGTCGCCGGTCTGTTGCTGATGGTCGGTCTGTTGGCTGGATTCGGGTTCCCCGTTGATTTTGCCGTCTCGGCGATGGTCCCGGGCACTGCCTTGGGTGTGCTGATCGGTGACTTGGCGTTCTTTGCGTTGGCATTTCGTTTGGCTCGCAAAACTGGACGCGATGACGTCACGGCGATGCCGTTGGGGTTGGATACACCGTCGACTTTCGGGATCGTGTTGTTCGTGCTGGGGCCATCGTTCCTGCAAGGCCAAGCGATGGGGTTGGATCCGACGGCGGCTGCCTATCGGACTTGGCACATCGGGATCTGGTGCATCGTGCTAAGCGGTGTGTTGAAGTTCGCGCTGGCGCCGGCGACCAATTGGGTGCGGCGCAGCATTCCGCGGGCCGGTCTGTTGGGATCGTTGGCGGCGATCGCGCTGGTGTTGATCAGTTTCTTTCCGCTGATGGAAATCCTGGGCCATCCGCTGCCGGGCATGTTGGCGTTGGTGATCGTGTTGACCAGTTTGGTCGGTCGCATTCCCCTGCCCGGTCGCACGCCGGGGACATTGGGCGCGTTGATTGTCGCAGGCATCGTTTACTATGCGTTGTGTTTTGTTTCCGGTTCGGGGTACGTGTTGCCTGAACCTGTCGCGGTGAATTGGTTCCCGATCCGGTGGATGGAAAGTTGGCAATTCGCATGGCTGGCCAATTTCGGCGACGCCCTGCCCTACCTTCCCATCGCGATGCCGTTTGCGATTGGGACCGTGGTTGGTGGCATCGACTGTACCGAAAGCGCGGTGGCCGCCGGCGATACCTATGACACGCGGACGGTTGTGGGCATCGAAGCGCTGGCGACCTTGCTGGCCGGATTGTCGGGTGGTGTGATTCAGACCACGCCCTACATCGGACACCCGGCGTACAAGGCGATGGGTGGCAGGGCGGCGTACGTTTTGGGCACCGCTGTGTTAGTCGGTTCGGCCGGTTTGATCGGGTACTTCGGTTGGCTCAATGCGTGGATCCCCGCACCGGTGGTCTATCCGATCTTGGTGTTTATAGGACTGGAGATCACCGCACAAAGTTTTCTAGCAACGCCGCGTCGACACTTCGCCGCCGTGGCATTGGCGTGTTTGCCTGCGCTGGCATTCTTGGCGATCAATTTGCCGTCGCGAATCTTGGGGGATCAATCCCTGAAGTCGGCGGGGATCGGGATCGACACGCTGGCGGACGAGGGGCTGCGACATGATCTGCAGACGCTGACGATGCTGAGCAGTGGTTTCATTCTGACCAGCCTGTTGTGGGCCTGGACGTTGGCCGCTGCGATCGATCGGCGGCTGGTGTTGGCGGCCAAGGTTCTAGCGTTGGCGGGCGTGTTGACCTTGTTCGGTGTGATGCATTCGCCGTTGGTGGGAAGCCGTCTGTTTCTGCCCTACGGTCCGGAAGCCTGGGGCGACTTGGTGTTGGACGCGGCCAACCGAAAATACGTGCTGGAGTTCGCAGCCGGCTATTTTGCCTCGTCCGCGTTGCTGTTCGCATGGTCGTTCCTGCCGACGATCGGGCCGCCGCTTGAATCGGATTCGGAACACGAGTGA
- a CDS encoding RNA polymerase sigma factor, with protein MNASAKAVAVANCENAEMHSDVSDEDLMTQYRTTGDRSLYETLMVRYEREIYSYLRRYIGDAELAEDAFQGTFLQVHLKCHQFDPARRFRPWLYAIATNQAIDVQRRNKRHRMVSLDRTAITDQDRSGGGWSEKLVGNSPDPILVATEQENSRWIHESVESLGESMQQVVQLVYYQGLKYREAADALGIPVGTVKSRLHAAVQRLGLLWDETHDSPAE; from the coding sequence ATGAACGCTTCTGCCAAGGCTGTTGCCGTAGCAAATTGCGAAAATGCTGAAATGCATAGCGACGTTTCGGACGAAGACCTGATGACCCAGTACCGAACCACGGGCGATCGCAGCCTGTACGAGACGCTGATGGTCCGGTACGAACGAGAAATCTACAGCTACCTGCGTCGTTACATCGGCGATGCTGAATTGGCCGAGGATGCGTTTCAGGGCACTTTCTTGCAGGTCCACCTGAAATGTCATCAATTCGATCCTGCCCGCCGTTTCCGCCCCTGGCTGTACGCGATCGCCACCAACCAAGCGATCGACGTCCAACGCCGCAATAAGCGGCACCGGATGGTCAGCCTGGACCGCACGGCGATCACCGACCAAGATCGATCGGGCGGCGGCTGGTCGGAGAAACTGGTTGGCAATTCGCCCGACCCCATCCTGGTCGCCACCGAACAAGAAAACAGCCGCTGGATTCACGAGTCGGTCGAATCATTGGGGGAATCGATGCAGCAGGTCGTCCAATTGGTGTATTACCAGGGCCTGAAGTACCGCGAAGCGGCCGATGCGTTGGGAATCCCCGTTGGCACGGTCAAGAGCCGACTGCATGCCGCTGTCCAGCGTCTAGGCCTGCTGTGGGACGAAACCCACGATTCGCCAGCCGAATAG
- a CDS encoding ExbD/TolR family protein — protein MRVKKTNVDLAEGDLTPMIDMTFQLIAFFMVLINFAQTESNDRVKLPSSQLVKPPEVPLEFPIVLHVAKDGEIILGGEDYTAETLRIGLNREISVIKAEGKSIGDANIVIRAHKDTAAGDVQEIIRVAQEQQLENFALRVKEDRS, from the coding sequence ATGCGTGTCAAGAAAACCAATGTCGATCTAGCCGAAGGCGACCTGACGCCGATGATCGACATGACGTTCCAGTTGATCGCCTTTTTCATGGTGCTGATCAACTTCGCGCAGACCGAATCGAACGATCGCGTGAAGCTGCCTAGCAGCCAATTGGTCAAACCGCCCGAAGTCCCGCTGGAATTCCCCATCGTGCTGCACGTGGCGAAGGACGGCGAGATCATTTTGGGCGGGGAAGACTACACCGCCGAAACGCTGCGAATCGGCTTGAACCGCGAAATTTCGGTGATCAAGGCCGAAGGAAAATCAATCGGTGACGCCAACATCGTGATCCGCGCCCACAAAGACACCGCAGCCGGCGATGTCCAAGAAATCATCCGGGTTGCCCAAGAACAGCAACTCGAAAACTTTGCACTGCGTGTGAAGGAGGATCGTTCATGA
- a CDS encoding anthranilate synthase component II, whose translation MILLLDNYDSFVHNLARYFRRSGCPTQVIRSDQIDVARCRQLAPDAIVVSPGPRRPEDAGCSVKVIRELSAEIPILGVCLGHQSIAVAFGGVVDRCGPMHGIASLIDHDGQGIFADCPSPMRVGRYHSLAIDPSTIPAPLSVTATTADGVIMGIRHRDRPVFGMQFHPESVLSDHGAKMIDNFIAIVRSTQDHPQPSTAP comes from the coding sequence GTGATCCTACTGCTCGACAACTACGATTCGTTCGTCCACAACTTGGCCAGGTACTTTCGTCGATCCGGATGCCCCACGCAGGTGATCCGCAGCGACCAGATCGACGTCGCCCGGTGCCGTCAATTGGCACCCGATGCGATCGTGGTTTCGCCGGGGCCCAGGCGTCCCGAAGATGCCGGATGCTCGGTCAAAGTGATCCGCGAACTGTCGGCCGAAATTCCGATCTTGGGAGTCTGTTTGGGTCACCAAAGCATCGCGGTCGCGTTTGGCGGCGTGGTGGATCGATGCGGACCGATGCATGGGATTGCCAGCCTGATCGACCACGATGGGCAGGGTATTTTTGCTGACTGCCCGTCCCCGATGCGTGTCGGGCGGTACCATTCGCTGGCCATCGATCCCAGCACCATCCCAGCACCGTTGTCGGTCACGGCAACCACCGCCGACGGCGTCATCATGGGCATTCGACACCGCGACCGGCCCGTGTTCGGGATGCAATTTCACCCCGAATCTGTGCTGTCGGATCATGGTGCTAAAATGATCGATAACTTCATCGCCATCGTCCGCAGCACCCAGGACCATCCCCAGCCATCGACAGCGCCGTGA